In Micromonospora inyonensis, the genomic window TGGCTCGGCTTGACACTCCAGGCAGACACGTCGGCATCTCCGTGTCCGAATCAATTTTGGAGCATTGACATGTCGCAATCGAGTCCTCTCGACCGGCTGATCACCCTACTCACCGACCGCACCGACGCGTTCGCTCCGTCCGTCACCGCCGATCGACGCATCAGTGACCTCGGCATCGACTCGATCGACATGGCCTACATCCTGTCGACCTTCGAACGCGAACACGACGTCGATTTCGCCGACAGCGACTTCGACTACGAGAGGTACGAGACCGTCCGTGATCTGGCCGTCATGATCGAGGTCCGGCTTCGTGGGTGAGCTGGTCGTCCGCCCGGTATTCGAACCGGCCGCTTCCCTGGGCTGGCGGTCCGGACCCCTCGACGGGCTTAGCTGCCTACTGCGGTGCGTGGAGGCCGTCCTGCGGGCGCAGGGATTCAACCGGCACGAGGTGGCCCGAGCGCTCGCGCTGCCCGTCGACCTCACCGGCGGACGGCGATCGTCCGGCGCATACCGCAGTGGCCACCTTCTCTGGCGAAACACCGCCGACGGTCGCAAGCACTGGTCAGAACTGACCGCTCTGGTCCGTGCCGGAACGCCGGTCATTCTGATGCCGGACCGTTACTACTGGCCAGGGGACGAGTTCGAGGGACGACAACACTTCCTGGACCACATGGTATTGGTCGTTGCTGCGGACGACGATTGTCTGGTCGTGCTGGACACCAACGCTCCGGCCAAGGGCCATTACACGCGGGTCGTCCCGGTCACGCCCGCTGTCGTACGCAGCGCCTGCCGTTTCGCCACCGCGCACTTCGAGCGGCCGGTCGACACCGCCGAGACGCTGCGGCTCACCCTGCTCGAGCCCACGGCACGCTGGCTGGTGGCCGACCTTCCCGCGGTGGCTGAGTTTGGCGAGGGGTGGCGGGTCGAGGGCATCACCGGGCCACTCGCCCGAGCTCTGCACGTGCTGGTTCTCGGCGAGCTTCAGCCCAATCTGTTCCTCACCGGCGCTGCCGTGGCGGAGGCGTTCCTGGCGGTGGCGGCTGCGGCCACGGCAGCCGCCGACCGCGCACAGTCGCTCGGCGAACTGCTGCTCGGGGCCCACCGCTACGCACCCGACGCCGACGACGCCACGGTCT contains:
- a CDS encoding BtrH N-terminal domain-containing protein; this encodes MEAVLRAQGFNRHEVARALALPVDLTGGRRSSGAYRSGHLLWRNTADGRKHWSELTALVRAGTPVILMPDRYYWPGDEFEGRQHFLDHMVLVVAADDDCLVVLDTNAPAKGHYTRVVPVTPAVVRSACRFATAHFERPVDTAETLRLTLLEPTARWLVADLPAVAEFGEGWRVEGITGPLARALHVLVLGELQPNLFLTGAAVAEAFLAVAAAATAAADRAQSLGELLLGAHRYAPDADDATVYRPVLGTYLDTEAALRNLCGLLQREVGEVDAAPVGHVRDDRLRQRVIRMQAWCFADEVAAPEATEETT
- a CDS encoding acyl carrier protein; translation: MSQSSPLDRLITLLTDRTDAFAPSVTADRRISDLGIDSIDMAYILSTFEREHDVDFADSDFDYERYETVRDLAVMIEVRLRG